A window of the Fulvia fulva chromosome 3, complete sequence genome harbors these coding sequences:
- a CDS encoding TIP41-like protein, with product MAQQYGTKSHTSPNLAWRITTRKEPILKAEPIEALSNDIGIPIPEMIFGDNYVAVTHLPTQWTLDFNARDALDRVSKNEEGMLQVAVAEEWKKDRRGQLDGNADAVLGLGVKGVVKPFDWSYSTDYAGTTHAKNGTWRLAGKEEVIRTDLLSRQDPILFFDAVDLYEDELADNGTALVNIKVRMMPERLLVLSRFFLRLDGVIVRIRDTRVYVEHSGKKIVRQYTAKEEKYEVLKKELETRRENVPEAFRDAALLAPMLRTVEDKVEVFEVD from the coding sequence ATGGCGCAACAGTATGGCACAAAGTCACATACCTCGCCGAATCTGGCATGGAGAATCACAACACGGAAGGAGCCCATCCTCAAAGCAGAACCGATCGAAGCACTTTCCAATGACATCGGCATCCCGATTCCTGAGATGATCTTTGGTGACAATTATGTTGCAGTAACACATCTGCCTACACAATGGACGCTGGACTTCAATGCGAGAGATGCTCTAGATCGAGTCAGTAAGAATGAAGAAGGAATGCTCCAGGTGGCAGTCGCAGAAGAGTGGAAGAAGGATCGCCGGGGACAACTCGATGGCAATGCCGATGCAGTGCTGGGACTAGGCGTCAAGGGTGTGGTGAAGCCCTTTGACTGGAGCTACAGTACAGACTACGCTGGCACAACACATGCGAAGAATGGCACATGGAGACTGGCTGGCAAGGAGGAGGTCATCAGAACAGATCTACTATCAAGGCAAGACCCGATCTTATTCTTCGATGCTGTGGATCTGTACGAGGATGAGCTGGCGGATAACGGTACTGCGCTGGTCAACATCAAAGTACGCATGATGCCGGAGAGGTTGCTGGTGCTGAGCAGATTCTTCCTGCGACTGGATGGAGTGATTGTCAGGATACGAGACACGCGGGTGTATGTGGAGCACAGCGGGAAGAAGATCGTGCGGCAGTACACCGCGAAAGAGGAGAAGTATGAGGTACTGAAGAAAGAGCTGGAGACGAGGAGAGAGAATGTACCGGAAGCGTTTCGAGATGCTGCATTACTGGCGCCGATGTTGAGGACAGTCGAAGACAAGGTCGAGGTTTTCGAGGTGGACTGA
- a CDS encoding Serine/threonine-protein kinase ark1, with amino-acid sequence MADIQTLEQRFEGISVQDENHDSAAPPQPKHQPKSSLSHAISLSNLGASTTTAQSRMKLPLQKLAPNAGSKPTQTVLTKITLPSQAAQRPSTESRPSDPQSAIQREAPKPTPKQWHLGMFEIGKPLGKGKFGRVYLARERSSGFVCALKVLHKSELQAGKVEKQVRREIEIQSNLAHPNILRLYGHFHDTKRIFLILEFAGKGELYKHLRKAQRFPEPQAAGYVAQMASALKYLHKKHVMHRDIKPENILVGLHGEIKISDFGWSVHAPNNRRNTMCGTLDYLPPEMIKPGREENWYTEKVDLWSLGVLTYEFLVGEAPFEDTPVMTQRRIARGEMTVPSFVSPEARDLIKRLLVLDPERRLNLDEVEVHPWIVKHCAGKKEKKQSNEGVQFVRG; translated from the exons ATGGCAGACATACAGACGCTTGAGCAGCGCTTTGAGGGCATATCGGTGCAGGATGAGAACCATGATAGTGCTGCACCACCACAGCCGAAGCATCAGCCAAAG AGCTCTCTCAGTCATGCCATCTCCCTATCGAACCTCGGCGCATCAACGACCACAGCGCAATCGCGCATGAAGCTGCCTCTGCAAAAGCTTGCACCTAACGCTGGCAGCAAACCAACACAGACAGTCCTCACCAAGATCACTCTCCCATCACAAGCCGCACAACGACCCTCCACCGAGTCAAGACCTTCGGACCCGCAATCGGCGATACAGCGAGAAGCACCAAAGCCAACACCCAAACAATGGCATCTGGGCATGTTCGAGATTGGCAAGCCATTGGGCAAGGGCAAGTTCGGTCGCGTCTACCTCGCACGAGAACGCTCCTCAGGCTTCGTTTGCGCTCTAAAGGTGCTACACAAGTCAGAGCTGCAAGCCGGCAAGGTCGAGAAACAAGTCCGCCGCGAGATCGAGATCCAGTCCAACCTCGCCCACCCAAACATCCTTCGCCTGTACGGCCACTTCCACGATACGAAACGAATCTTCCTGATCCTCGAATTCGCCGGCAAGGGTGAGCTCTACAAGCACTTGCGAAAAGCACAACGCTTCCCCGAACCACAAGCCGCCGGCTACGTTGCGCAGATGGCCAGCGCGCTGAAGTATCTACACAAGAAGCACGTCATGCATCGGGACATCAAGCCCGAGAACATCCTCGTAGGCCTCCACGGGGAGATCAAAATCTCCGACTTCGGCTGGTCAGTCCACGCACCCAACAACAGGCGCAACACAATGTGCGGTACTCTCGACTACCTTCCACCCGAAATGATCAAGCCCGGACGGGAGGAGAACTGGTACACCGAAAAGGTTGATCTCTGGTCGTTGGGAGTGTTGACATACGAATTCTTGGTCGGAGAGGCTCCTTTCGAAGACACGCCAGTTATGACCCAGCGAAGAATCGCGAGAGGAGAAATGACAGTGCCGAGCTTTGTCAGCCCTGAGGCTAGGGACCTCATTAAGAGACTGCTCGTGCTGGATCCCGAGAGGAGGTTGAACCTGGATGAGGTGGAGGTGCATCCGTGGATTGTGAAGCATTGTGCTGGgaagaaggagaagaagcaGAGTAATGAGGGTGTGCAGTTCGTTAGGGGTTGA